taaaaccagcctgctgaccagcttagaccagtcacccagcctggctaggatgatcaggctggttttagctggtggtttcccagcctgaccagctaagaccaggctgggaaagtggctaaAACCCCTCTAAACCAGCCTGCTGGCCAGCTTAGACCAGACACCCAGCCTGGCTAGGatgatcaggctggttttagctggtggtttcccagcctgaccagctaagaccaggctgggaaagtggccaaaacccctctaaaaccagcctgctgaccagcttagaccagtcaCCCAGCCTGGCTAGGATGATCAGGCTGGCTTTAActggtggtttcccagtctgaccagctaagaccaggctggaaaagtggctaaaacccctgtaaaaccagcctgctgaccagcttagaccagtcacccagcctggctaggatgatcaggctggttttagctggtggtttcccagcctgaccagctaagaccaggctgggaaagtggccaaaacccctctaaaaccagcctgctgaccagcttagaccagtcaCCCAGCCTGGCTAGGATGATCAGGCTGGCTTTAActggtggtttcccagtctgaccagctaagaccaggctgggaaagtggctaaaacccctctaaaaccagcctgctgaccagcttagaccagtcacccagcctggctaggatgatcaggctggttttagctggtggtttcccagcttgaccagctaagaccaggctggaaaagtggctaaaacccctgtaaaaccagcctgctggccAGCTTAGACCAGTCACCCAGCCTGGCTAGGATGATCAGGCTGGTTTtggctggtggtttcccagcctgaccagctaagaccaggctgggaaagtggccaaaacccctctaaaaccagcctgctgaccagcttagaccagtcaCCCAGCCTGGCTAGGATGATCAGGCTGGCTTTAActggtggtttcccagtctgaccagctaagaccaggctggaaaagtggctaaaacccctgtaaaaccagcctgctgaccagcttagaccagtcacccagcctggctaggatgatcaggctggttttggctggtggtttcccagcctgaccagctaagaccaggctgggaaagtggccaaaacccctctaaaaccagcctgctgaccagcttagaccagtcaCCCAGCCTGGCTAGGATGATCAGGCTGGCTTTAActggtggtttcccagtctgaccagctaagaccaggctggaaaagtggctaaaacccctgtaaaaccagcctgctgaccagcttagaccagtcacccagcctggctaggatgatcaggctggttttaactggtggtttcccagtctgaccagctaagaccaggctgggaaagtggccaaaacccctctaaaaccagcctgctgaccagcttagaccagtcaCCCAGCCTGGCTAGGATGATCAGGCTGGCTTTAActggtggtttcccagtctgaccagctaagaccaggctgggaaagtggctaaaacccctctaaaaccagcctgctgaccagcttagaccagtcacccagcctggctaggatgatcaggctggttttagctggtggtttcccagcttgaccagctaagaccaggctggaaaagtggctaaaacccctgtaaaaccagcctgctggccAGCTTAGACCAGTCACCCAGCCTGGCTAGGATGATCAGGCTggctttagctggtggtttcccagcctgaccagctaagaccaggctggaaaagtggctaaaacccctgtaaaaccagcctgctggccAGCTTAGACCAGTCACCCAGCCTGGCTAGGATGATCAGGCTggctttagctggtggtttcccagcttgaccagctaagaccaggctgaaaaagtggctaaaacccctgtaaaaccagcctgctggccAGCTTAGACCAGTCACCCAGCCTGGCTAGGATGATCAGGCTggctttagctggtggtttcccagcctgaccagctaagaccaggctggaaaagtggctaaaacccctgtaaaaccagcctgctggccAGCTTAGACCAGTCACCCAGCCTGGCTAGGATGATCAGGCTGGTtctagctggtggtttcccagcctgaccagctaagaccaggctgggaaagtggctaaaacccctctaaaaccagcctgctgaccagcttagaccagtcacccagcctggctaggatgatcaggctggttttagctggtggtttcccagcctgaccagctaagaccaggctgggaaagtggccaaaacccctctaaaaccagcctgctgaccagcttagaccagtcaCCCAGCCTGGCTAGGATGATCAGGCTGGCTTTAActggtggtttcccagtctgaccagctaagaccaggctgggaaagtggctaaaacccctctaaaaccagcctgctgaccagcttagaccagtcacccagcctggctaggatgatcaggctggttttagctggtggtttcccagcctgaccagctaagaccaggctggaaaagtggctaaaacccttgtaaaaccagcctgctggccAGTTTAGACCAGtcacccagcctggctaggctggtcaggctggttttagctggggggggTTTTCACCAaggacacacacatgcacacacaattaaaataaaataacaatttcttATTCatggatttacagtagtaactttcatttatttctatttatttattaccaTGTTAAACAGATTATATTGTTGTGGTTTTAATCTCTGAAGAAGCTGAGCCACTGATGATCATTGATGCTAGAACATAACATTAACAAATGGATACCTGGCTAGGATGATCAGGCTGGCTTTAActggtggtttcccagtctgaccagctaagaccaggctgggaaagtggccaaaacccctctaaaaccagcctgctgaccagcttagaccagtcacccagcctggctaggatgatcaggctggttttagctggtggtttcccagcctgaccagctaagaccaggctgggaaagtggctaaaacccctctaaaaccagcctgctgaccagcttagaccagtcacccagcctggctaggatgatcaggctggttttagctggtggtttcccagcctgaccagctaagaccaggctggaaaagtggctaaaacccttgtaaaaccagcctgctggccAGTTTAGACCAGtcacccagcctggctaggctggtcaggctggttttagctggggggggTTTTCACCAaggacacacacatgcacacacaattaaaataaaataacaatttcttATTCatggatttacagtagtaactttcatttatttctatttatttattaccaTGTTAAACAGATTATATTGTTGTGGTTTTAATCTCTGAAGAAGCTGAGCCACTGATGATCATTGATGCTAGAACATAACATTAACAAATGGATACCTGGCTAGGATGATCAGGCTGGCTTTAActggtggtttcccagtctgaccagctaagaccaggctggaaaagtggctaaaacccctgtaaaaccagcctgctgaccagcttagaccagtcacccagcctggctaggatgatcaggctggttttagctggtggtttcccagcctgaccagctaagaccaggctgggaaagtggccaaaacccctctaaaaccagcctgctgaccagcttagaccagtcaCACAGCCTGGCTAGGatgatcaggctggttttagctggtggtttcccagcctgaccagctaagaccaggctggaaaagtggctaaaacccttgtaaaaccagcctgctggccAGTTTAGACCAGtcacccagcctggctaggctggtcaggctggttttagctgggggggtTTTTCACCAaggacacacacatgcacacacaattaaaataaaataacaatttcttATTCatggatttacagtagtaactttcatttatttctatttatttattaccaTGTTAAACAGATTATATTGTTGTGGTTTTAATCTCTGAAGAAGCTGAGCCACTGATGATCATTGATGCTAGAACATAACATTAACAAATGGATACTTGCTATTGTTAACACTTATTCACCTACACGTTCAACAAAAAGAACGATCCCATGTTCTCAAAACAGTTTGTGCAAGTGATTAAAAACAGATCAGCCTTTGTCCATTTAGCATGACTAAGGGGTTCATGCAATTTTTCTCGGATTATTGGCGCCCTCTGCTGGTGACTTTAGCAAGTGTTAATGAGACGAGTAAAAAGTAtggctttttatttttaatacattttagctTAATGATGGATGATAggaaaataaaaacagcaaaggCTAAGAATTCCTTTTGTTCTAATGAAACCTTTTCTGTTTAAATAGTCTTTCATCGACCCCtttaacatttagattttttgagCCAAAAATCCTTCCAATACGAGATAtaaacaaatacacacacacacacacacacacacacacacacacacacacacacacacacacacacacacacacacacacacacacacacacacacacacacacacacacaccaggaacTGGACACTACTGTATAAATagatatatagtatataaataaaatacattgtcAATACAGTGCAAAAAAAAGGCCATTtatagacaataataataatatgaatgaaaattttattcagatttttttaactgAAACTGATAATAGTTAAATAAAGGCTACTACTTTATTACAGCAACACCTACATCTCAGATGAGtttcatttaaatgtatatatgctCAACTATACATTTTTATGCCGTTTGTAACAACAGTAACAACAAATAATTGGCAAAAAAGGAACATTGCAGATTATCGTTGCGCCTCCTGCTGGTGACCTTTGCGATCTTGATGAGGTCAATTAAAATAAGCCTGTTTTTTAAATACCTGTTTTCTTTTAATGCCATATGCACAGAAAATACAAGATTCCAGTTGGCTAAGTCATTAAGTGCTTTAAACAGTGATTATTAAATATGAGTTGTTTTTTAACAACCATAAAAGTTCTCAACATTAACTCTGAAGGATGTGTAAGATGtttggtccgtgtactttttcgttcattcattattcaatttcggaatgaaagatgaaatttaaaaaagggtgcagcttggttttttgtttaaaagaaaaaaagcagaaatggctgtattttgttttccaaatgtattgctgccatcaaataatagtaatagaaaattggacgcatttccgatcgttttttaatttgtaatatttatttgtacatttattgtatttcatttgactgatcctatctttacccggaagtaaattacaccgacGTGCGGGTATcagttattattgtctagtatcactaaaaatactactaagatccatattactatcacacgagccaatggcaattaaatgcacggatgcatagtcagataatgaatgaaatacaactgttcacgaacagaagattgtatttgactcatgctgcatacgcaatgcctactgtaaatatagatttacaactacgattagagttgtttgcataaaatgcaccgtgaacattcacgtttgcctagctgtgataggctacaatttatctccattaatactattttctcaattctgcgaatatattttcatttaccttagatcaattgctcgatcaatattatcatcacatattttacatttgtaactgtaggtaccacaaacaatttaatgtagctaagtttgtgtatttttacaggtaaaatactgtgtgtgctgcttataaacaccagagagataatgatgcATGAAAAAGATGGTActttctttactcatctcactttcacaaaataaatgcagtaggcctaatagaaagtacagaaacgcacaaaatacactgaaatacactgagaattatatgcatttaaaaatttggtggggttgaagtcatccccccggatcttctgcatccactcagcccgtacgcatgcagcgtcaacggggaatgcgacgaaacggtacaaaaatgcacagaacgatgaagtgctgagtctcctctcttgaatcctaaaaacactcaatgtgaaaaaatatctctgtggtaatggaactcggtcgctgttgtctctcgctctcgctgtcagatcaccggaagttttcacctgaagtactggcccatagtgatgcgcgggttggttttttttttcaacccgcgggtcccgcaattatgaaattatttggcccgagcCATCCCGCCCCGCaccactgtgtctatttttacaacccgccccgcacccgcgaccattaaataaacatactatgcattgtaatgcaaatgaaaacagctttttttttgcccgaaagtgcttggaaacatcgccctttaaactggcaacaacatactgtacgattatgaatatgaaccataaatcaaatcatattaataacaagataatcagtgatgtaatgttagtggtgccggaagaaaagtatgcttcatttatgaatatcgttttaaactttctatttgaacgcattcgtttacttggactgaaaggtttacaggttcactggtttaaggaagttctgatcataaaaatcggctcctttttatttgtaaggtattgttttcgttattatactgtttaaaatgacttcggtgcgggagacgcagcgggcgcaataaccaaatacatttcaaagcaagccggtgccacagtcctgactgcatcattgctgtctttattgtgtgtttttagcgaatatttacattaattcacatatgactggatgtggttgactgtcatgattttggctaatgcaggaaaatgcgcatcagaggagatttaaatacgcatagcaccaggcctgcagagctgaatgtgcgctcgcgtaacacagtctcactcccaagtcgtcacatattgacgtttggccaggaccctttggcgtcgcattttgacgcacagggtaccccttcagcgtcatttttggacgtgcagggtcctccactactttaaataagaaacccttggcgtcaataagctgacgcgaaaggcactgtgaatgttatcgtcatgattaaatgatctattgggtaataatattgccattattgcatatgtattggggtgtgattgttcaatgcaaacagtcacaacagacacatttacgagcacgtaacccaacccctgcccctaaacctaaccacttgTCAATAACTTAATAACAATAACGAGAACTTGTCACTTCTCGGAGGCTGACCCGTTTTGgccctttaaacaacatgtaatgaatctgatccatgattttgtcgtcacagagacattttttcacattgagtgtttttaggattcaagagaggagactcagcacttcatcgttctgtgcatttttgtaccgtttcgtcgcattccccgttgacgctgcatgcgtatgggctgagtggatgcagaagatccggggggatgacttcaacaaaaattttaaatgcatataattctgtgtatttcagtgtattttgtgcgtttctgtaatttctattactacatttattttgtgcaagtgaggtGAGTAAAGAAAGTACCATCTTTTTCATgcatcattatctctctggtgtttataagcagcacacacagtattttactacctgtaaaaatacacaaacttagctatattaaattgtttgtggtacctacagttacaaatgtaaaatatgtgatgataatattgatcgagcaattgatgtaaggtaagtgaaaatatatgcgcagaactgagaaaatagtattaatggagataaattgtagcctatcacagctaggcaaacgtgtgaatgttcacggtgcattttatgaaaacaactctaatcgtagttgttaatctatatttacagtataggcataattgtcattgcgtatgcacaggggcggatttagccattttggggcccaaggcaaacacagacatggggccctctacatattttgttcctccttgtaaaactgtaaaatcgtattctcataatatattacctgtgcaataatatttattatctatTCACAAGGAAGAGTTGCCATTTGTTCTATTTACCTTGGTTTCCAAGCAGAATCTCCCAAATAGATCTGTTTGCTGCTGCCtaaattggaaaagttgtttaTAGTCGTCTATCTTGTTTTACTAAAGCGAGAAACACACGCCATAAATCATGTAAATGATCAATATGGacacataaatgtaaaatgctgtaTTACAGTCTTCGTCATTACTATAATGGCCAAAAGTGAACACGGAAGTGCTGTTACCTGcacagggcttgaaattaacttttttacttggtaacACTTGTGCCCCCacgttcaaaaagttaggagcaccaaaaaaaaaaaaaaaattaggagcacccaatttgtttttagtaatgcacgatgcaccgatcttgattattcatggccgattctgattgtcgatgttttacaagcaaatgggctaattctgaaagcctttaatatatttatgttacgccttaagcaagggacaagaatgaatgtaaacatgagtacatgaacaagctggttaatttctctattataggtagaggcagagccatttaaattagaggcagccactgtatttttaaacaatctacagtagaaatgacaaaaaataaacgacacagtttgTTCTTAGTGGTGTTgacaaatgcagccataatcaaagaaGGCTACTCTGTTAATATTCaaattgcaaatagagaccgaatttttcaagcatgatacagagctatagacaacattatcatcttattatctgctcacataataacagcctagatattttatgtagcctaatttgcgcgcattgggaagtcactctctaaacttgaggtattaaaattgcttttgaaagtGCGTTCgcgttttatttttggttttaacaatcgcgcgaaACTCTCGACGGCGCTGAGCATGTTATAGCctaatacaagagattacttttacaaagccatttgaaagtaggaggacacaaacgggattttgaaaagtgcgTCCTcaatggaaattacgcccctgcgtgagtggaactctgccgctgagttatcatttgactTGGATGTATGCTGCGTTGTACAgtattgagacggaggcgccagaaatgtatctgacagaatgtacgctgtagcacgaaatatagaaTATTTCTTCAATCACTTCCGCAGTTCTGCAGCAGATGCGACGTGAAATAATGGAATAGTCCAACAGTGTGGTGTTCGAGGGAGGCGCCAGTTTCCATAACATATATTCTATAGTATTCTGATGAGTTTTCAGAGAATCTTTGACATTTgccataaagtaaaaaaaaaaaaaaaaaaatcacctcgaccaaatttttttgagggggcccccttgcagctcggggcccaaggcaaccgcctacctttgcctaatggcaaagtccgcccctgcgtatgcagcatgagtcaaatacaatcttctgttcgtgaacagttgtatttcattcattatctgactatgcatccgtgcatttaattgccattggctcgtgtgatagtaatatggatcttagtagtatttttagtgatactagacaataataactgATACCCGCACgtcggtgtaatttacttccgggtaaagataggatcagtcaaatgaaatacaataaatgtacaaataaatattagaaaattaaaaaacgatcggaaatgcgtccaattttctattactattttttgatgacaacaatacatttggaaaacaaaatacagccatttctgctttttttcttttaaacaaaaaaccaagctgcacccttttttaaatttcatctttcattccgaaattgaataatgaatgaacgaaaaagtacacggaccatgTTTGATCAACAGACAAGCATGTTTACCCACTGACAAGCAAAAGTGTCTCGACCTcatgaaaacaataaaacaagGGTAAGCAGTGAACTAGTTTATTTATAGGCGTCATATGTGTTTAAAAATCAGACAAGGTTGGATTATTAACATTTACATGTACATGATAAATTATACATATGGTATTTATATGCTGAAAGAGTATTCCTAAAATCAGTCTTCCTGTAACAGTGTACAAGTACAGGCTGTCTGCATAAAGTATAAAGATTCTTATTAGAATGAATTGTCTGTTTTCAGTAACATTTTCTTGTTTGAAAGACTTTTACAATGTAAAATCTATAGCCTACAAACAGACTGATTCTTTGCCTGACTTATTTCACTCCCTCATAGACCAGACATTTAATGTACATTAACAGAGGGCCTTACTTTGCATAAACGACAGCagaagaaatatttaaataaGGGCCACACGGCTTCATCTCTCATACCGTAGATCAGAGGACTCAGGCAGCGTGGCAGAATAAGAGTTATaagataatttaaatatattaggTTTAAGAAGAGAGAAAAGCTGTTTCCAGTCAACATGTATAGTGTTCTTTCAATTATAGTATACAAGAAAGAGGTGAGACACAGTCCCAGCTGAATCAAGTGCAAGAGCACTGTTTTAAGGGCTTTCTTAGCAGAATCTTTATCAGAGGAAACAGACCTGGCTGTGATCATAATGCTAATGTATGTGAAAATAATGATCACAGCAACAGACACAAAATAAAGCACATCAAATGCTTGATATTTATCCAGCTGCCATTGGAATAAAAACAATTTTTCTAATGTGCAAAATAAAATACCAGACAAATAACTCGTgtcaataactaaaactaaaataatgtctGTTATAAAATTTATAGAACTAAGCAGCCAGATGATTCCTATGGCAATTCTAGTCCTTTTTGGTGTGGCGATGCTGCAATGTCTCAAAGGGAAGCAGATCGCCACGTACCGCTCCAGAGACATCACAGCTAGTGTCAGAGGAGCGTTACGGAAAGTGCAGTGAGAAATAAAGACTAACAAAGTGCAAACAGATTTAGGTATTGGAAGAAAACAGAGAGCCAGTGTGTACATAACAGTTGTGACCAGCAAAAGCACAGAGTCATTCATAAGCATGTGGCCAAAAAGAATATAACGTGGCGTCTCATAGAATACGCGCTTGCTTCTCAGAGTAAAGAACATCACACAGTTTACAAAACAGAAGAACAGAGATGTTAACACAGTCACTGCAGTTTTAGTACTGAGCCCAACATCAAGGTCTAGCTTATAGATTTGCTGAAAAGTTAAAACAGACACATCCTCAGTTGTGCCATTGGACCCCGCCATAAGCTGAAAGACAAGAAATAGAGAAACCAGGCTTATCTTAGCAAGTTATACTAAAGATCATATTCAGAGCAATTTTATGCAATCATTTTACATCTTTTGCTTATGTGAATGTAAgattaagattttaaaaaatctgCATAAGGTGCAACAGGCTCCAGACATTAACCTTCCATTTGCTCCAGCTGCAGATTC
The genomic region above belongs to Garra rufa chromosome 19, GarRuf1.0, whole genome shotgun sequence and contains:
- the LOC141291910 gene encoding odorant receptor 131-2-like, whose amino-acid sequence is MAGSNGTTEDVSVLTFQQIYKLDLDVGLSTKTAVTVLTSLFFCFVNCVMFFTLRSKRVFYETPRYILFGHMLMNDSVLLLVTTVMYTLALCFLPIPKSVCTLLVFISHCTFRNAPLTLAVMSLERYVAICFPLRHCSIATPKRTRIAIGIIWLLSSINFITDIILVLVIDTSYLSGILFCTLEKLFLFQWQLDKYQAFDVLYFVSVAVIIIFTYISIMITARSVSSDKDSAKKALKTVLLHLIQLGLCLTSFLYTIIERTLYMLTGNSFSLFLNLIYLNYLITLILPRCLSPLIYGMRDEAVWPLFKYFFCCRLCKVRPSVNVH